The sequence AAAACCAATGCATTACTTCGGTTTTATAAGGCCAGTATTCATAGCCGCCATCTACAAGAGCTTTTATTGCAGGCTTGGATTCATTTAACGATTTAACACCAAACATAACATCTATGACTGGTTTTGCGACCATACCAGGAATAGCTGTACTACCTACATGCTCAATGCTCCCATAAAACCATTTGCCAGCAATAGCCATCAGGTGTTCTTTTTCTTTCTCGAATTTCGTAGGCCACGAAGAATCATACTCTTCAAGTATTACAGGTGCTCTGCTCATGGTTCAAACTTTCCTTGTGATGCTAACAGTGTGATAAACCGAACCCCGAGGCCTGTATATCACTTTTTATTATTCTCAATGGAATACCTTTTCCCTTGCAAAACAAAGAGCCAACGACATGCGGGGTTTTCTTTGGCTAGGTAAAAGAGGATTTATTTCCATATATTTCAGATTCCATGAAGATATTACCTTTAGGCTTTTAATGTACCACCAACTATTCACATTGCGTTATGAGTAACTACTCGAAATATAGGGATTAGCTTTGCTTCCATATTGACGGGTTAATTGAAGTTTGCCTCTTGTCTGCGGCCTCATTCTCATCTTCAAAAGCCTCACTGTCTCCTCGGTTCTGAAGTTGCAGGCCGTATAGAAAATTGCGCAATATTTGGTCTTTACATTGGCGGTAGTGTTTGTGGCCGGCTTTGCGAAAAAAGGCACTTAGTTCGTGTTTGCTAATGGATAGGCCTGCGAGCTCTAGCAGGGCTAATATGTCTTCGGCCTTAAGGTTAAGGGCAATTTTTAGCTTCATAAAAACAATGTTGTTGTTAATGTGTTTTTCAGGCTTGGGTTGCTCGCCATCTCGTCTGCCACGCTTGAGGTTGATTAAACCGTTTAAAAAGGTTGCAAGGGTGGTGTCGCTGCACGAATGGTAATCCGGGTCGTCGTCTCTTTTTAACCAGCTGCTAATTTGTTGGCGTGTTACTGCCAGATCGGCTTGGCTAAAAATGTCGATCATTTGCTTGTCGCTATAATCAAATATGTAGCGTATTTTGCGAAGGCAGTCGTTATTTGTCATGGTTTGTTATTTGTGGGTGT is a genomic window of Pseudomonadales bacterium containing:
- a CDS encoding GrpB family protein, translating into MSRAPVILEEYDSSWPTKFEKEKEHLMAIAGKWFYGSIEHVGSTAIPGMVAKPVIDVMFGVKSLNESKPAIKALVDGGYEYWPYKTEVMHWFCKPSDAFRTHHLHLIPYESPLWQERIKFRELLRSNNKVANEYANLKRKLASEYKEDREAYTEQKWPFIQHALRGTQC
- a CDS encoding DUF1456 family protein, whose translation is MTNNDCLRKIRYIFDYSDKQMIDIFSQADLAVTRQQISSWLKRDDDPDYHSCSDTTLATFLNGLINLKRGRRDGEQPKPEKHINNNIVFMKLKIALNLKAEDILALLELAGLSISKHELSAFFRKAGHKHYRQCKDQILRNFLYGLQLQNRGDSEAFEDENEAADKRQTSINPSIWKQS